The genomic segment GGGAGGAAGCCACTGCAGGGACTCTCCGGTGCAGACCATCAGAGAGTGTAGCTGCTCCCAaggtacacaaacacatgtatgcATGTTTCAGCAACATTCTCATTGTTCTCATAAACAGGATTTCTTTTTATAGTTGTCAGTGAGATTAGGCAATAATATCCTTTTTGCAATATTCCTACAAACCATTGACCATACTTTCATTTAATGTGTTGTGTTCATGCATGGTGACAAAACATCTCATGCTGAgggttgttttaatttgtttcttttttaatgtcacaTGAATTTACATGCAGCACAAAATTCACAGAAAACTGAATCTTTTCCTAGAGTGAACgcttgacattttaaaatgttttgaatttcaCAGCTTTTCACTGTTTCCGATCATAATAGCTTACTGAAATGTGTATTTCAGATAAATTATGTGTTCTTGGATATTCATAAAATCCATACTAACTAAAATTCATAAggttaaaacaagttaaaaaagtACAACCCTGATTATCTGACAAAAGTTGTGTTGCATTGACTTAATATTTGACCATTTTCAtgagtatttattatttagtacTTCTTAGCCAGAAATGACTACCTGGAAATGGTCAGTGAGTTCGCATATCTACATAATTGTTTACACTAAACAAAATACTGTTGTGGCATTAGTGTTGGCCAATATGGACAAAATTAATACCACAGTATTTATCACAGCCTCAGATATAGCACATGCAGTGGGTGTGGTATAATTCCAAAAAATTTACAAGAATACACGAAAACTATTCTagatcaaataaaaacagtcaCACTTGGTAAGTATTTTTGATAAGTTGGAACATTTTCATCACCTATGAACCATGAAGaaatattatgtattattaatgGAACAATGAGCAGAATTTAAGTCTTTGTTCGCTCCCATAGGTCATTGCATGGCAAATGAGCAGTACATTGGACAGCTCACAGAGACACTTGCTACAAGCGTCCCAACTCAAATTGCTGCTTTCTTTGCAGAGCCTATTCAGGTACTATTGTACTTTCTGCTGTGGAGTATAACAAGAAATGTAGTGTTAAACTCATAAATCCTACTCATGTCCATTTCGTTTGCTGGCCTGCTCCATtgccacatttaaaaataaaatgatcaacattactgcatgtggcatacagtatgtaatgGGTAAAAATTAATGCTTGATTGCACTTGGAGCACATTCAGCTTAACCAAGAAAAGTCAGGTATCGTCCATGTGTATTTTTCCTGTTCACTATGACCAGGACTCATGCTAGTTAAGAAGAGCCTGTGTAATgtgaatgtctttgtttttgacagGGAGTCGGAGGAGTTGTGCAGTACCCTAAAAACTATTTCAAGGAAGCTTATAAACttgtgagagagaggggggggctCTGCATTGCTGATGAGGTTAGATAtaaagatttttcattttaaaaaatcatttggattcataaaaaataaagaaatactttCAAAATTGATATCTGCttgttaaattactttttaccAGCTAGTTTCGGTCAGTGTAAGTTTGCTGTTTGGTGCTGGCCTGTTAATTTTCAGTTGGTTTTTAGAGCTTTTTCTCTAAAAATAGTTGCCTGATCATCCTTTGAATTTGGTTAATCAAAGCAAGGAGACTGGGCTATAAAACATAAACCATGAGctgaaaaaaggtttaaatgccCTGTAATGCTGAGAAGAACTGCAGTGTTAGATCAtaactctgttttttttactattctGTCATTGAACTTTGTCCTTCATTGTTAATATCAAAACACTGAGCTGTGTACCGTTAAGACAATAAAATCTTTAAGAAAAGTATAATACTTACCAATATAAGGCAAATGTTGCAAAGATTATTAAAGTTGCATTTAGTATTGTGTCCTTGTCTCTTTTTGGATACATAATTGTTCATGTTATACCTGACAGGTCCAGACAGGATTTGGGAGAACAGGAAGCCACTTCTGGGGCTTCCAAGGGCATGGTGTCATTCCTGATATCGTTACAATGGCAAAGGGCATTGGTAATGGATTCCCAATAGGAGCCGTCGTTACAACACCAGGTGAtataatactgtaataatacTGTAAGACGTAAAAACCTCTGGTTTGACAATCTGGCTGCATGTGCATATAAGATTAATTACAATGTGCTTATTTATTTCTACTATTTAATTGACAAGATTTATGTGTAGCGACGAGGCCCCTGTCTAATTTCCGAGGTAGTGATTTCCCAGCTTTATTtgaactcacagaataagccgaaaggactaaaaacaattaaaaataacattttgtgagTTGCAACTTTGAAGTCtttccacaaaacaaaacaaacaaacttatgCACAGCTGGGTGGATTGAACaacaaagaatttattttttttaagcatttcattcgtttaatattttttgcctATTCATCATCACCTAAGGTATATTGTCTACATTTCTTTGAACAGTGTTATTATGGGGTTTGCTCGATTTATTTATAGAGTGTTAGTTTATGAGTCAGCACTTCTTGGGGATGGAGAGGGCCCGTCTGTTGCATTAATGAATACTGATATTATAGTGTACCTCTCATTCATTGTTTTGGCTCTTTACCTTATTTTTTATCTAGTGTAAAGAAAACGATAATGAGctctttttgaaaaaaagactATTTATGTATTACGGATCCCATTTtcgtaaaaacataaaataaaaaaatactgtctAAACATAAGTCTGATTCGCTGGTAGGTTATGTGTATGTTTCTAATGGtctttgtgtgatttttgtgaCCATGAATGGTGGTGTGCTGCCGAGCACAACCGTGTCCAATGTTGAACAATGAAGAATAGGAGAATGCAATACTATTGGGAGGATGCATTATGAGCAGCTGGCTTCAATGGTGGCCAGTCGAATTAGTTTGTCTCACTGTCTTTGAAAGCGCcaagtgagagagacagaaagttcATTTCAGTGAAGTTCCATAATTAACAAGGAATGAAAGGCACCAATGAAAGTTGCATAATAACTGCATTTAGAGTAACTTTGGAATTGTGCCTGTACCAGAACCGAGATTGTCCAATCTTCATCTAGGTCAAAGATATGAACTAACATTGTCTATTCTAACTAATAACAAAGAAATGATGTCATTCttacccatatatatatatatatatatatatatatatatatatatatatatatatatatatatatatatatatatatatatatatatatataacattgtTAACCCATAGGCTAATGACATCAACAAAAGCTAACTGGAGTTAGGATTTGTCAGGAATCTGTACTTTTGCTGTCAGACTCTTCGAGACCACCCGCAAAGAACCTCTTGATGGTCAGGAAAAGCGGTCCCTAATAGTTCCGCTGATTGGGGGAGTACTTCTATAATACTGTCATCATCAACAGTTTCTCACGTGGGAAGAAGAATGAAGCCGTACTTTAATTCAATTTCAGATGGCTaactaacaaatattttatatttcgtgatatttttttgctttttgtagcCTTAATTTTCCTATTAGCAGAAACTTGGTTGTGTGAAAGTGGATGAAAAACATCCCACATTTTGAAATCTCTTTACTAGTTCACAGTTTGTTGACTTCTATTATAAAACACaggtttttgaaaaatgctatataaataTGATTAATCTTAATGTAGTCATTTTATATGGCATAAAAGGGTACTGAACACCCACAGTACATGAAAATATCATCCTAACAGTAAAGTATGGTGGAGTCAGCGTCATGAATTGGGCTTCCTTTGCTGCTTTTACAGGAAGTTACAGGTGTTACTTTTTCAGTTATTATTGCCAAAGGAGGTTTAACCAGTTATTAAATCCAGGGTTCCTATTAATGTTTTCCAGTCTTGTGACTGTTTAAtagttttgttaaataaaacccTGAACGTTTATTAGCTTATGCTCACTTTGTTTGTCCATGCTTAGGACATAGGCGAAGGTCAGGCCACATTTTCTTAGCAATTAATACAGAAAATCAGATTACTAGGTTGAACACCCTGATGCTTTGAAACCAGTGCTTCTATTCTGAGCTGTGGATGTGTGATCACAGTGtgtaattttgtcattttaaggtAGCTAGTTCCCATAGCTCGCCCATAGTAATCAACTTTTAGATGCACTCACTTCATTCAATGAGcctactgtttcttttttatgtggAAAGGTTCTGTTAAGGTACAAAGGAAGGTGAGGGGCGTAACTAAAAACATGGCAGTATTTTTGGCAGTGAGTGTGacattgtatttgtgtgtttttcagaaatTGCTGCCTCATTTGCCAAGGGGGTTCATTTCAACACCTTTGGAGGAAACCCTGTAGCATGTGCAGTTGCTTCATCAGTGCTAGATGTAGGAATTTATCTTCTATTACTGCATCACCCCTTTTTATAGGCACCAATGAGATCAGCTTGATCAAAATCCATTGATTTCTGCTTAATATTATTGCACTATATGAAAAAGTTAAACtttataattatacatttttaattaacagaCTATTCAAGAGGATGGCACGCAGAAGATCAGTCTTGATGTAGGCACCTATCTCATAACAGAACTTGCAAAGCTCAGAGACAAGTATGAGATTATCGGTGATGTTCGTGGAAAAGGCCTACAGATAGGAGTGGAAATGGTCAAAGACAAGGTACTGAATTTGTAGCACAAGTGAAACTCGCCTCTCATCACATGCTTCAACGTGTGCCTGTACTGTGCCTCCTGGGGAGCATGGTTCAGCAGTGCCCCAGTTAACCATTATCTGGAACAGCAATGACCAGAGGAGTAAACAGAACAATGTCAGCTGTTGCATGTGAGCTACTCATTGAAGTTCTGACATGTTTGTTATTCTGTCTGTAGTGACAGATACTGTATTGAAAGGAGCAAGCAAATAAAAGacaatggtaaaataaaattaagacaGTTACCCTCTAGTAAACACAAAATCAGTGAATTGGTTATTTTTGTGGGATTTACAGGGCTGGTTGAGAACCATCCTGCTCGGTCATTTTGACCCCTGTTCCACTTTAATAgtgcatgtttgtttggtttgtgagACAAACTGTGAGACAGTGTTTATGACTGTGACTTCTTCCTTTATTCCATAAGTAGCTTTATTTTAACCTGGAAACATTTGTCAGCTGTAAACATGGCACAGTTGATTAAACACAATGAAACATGGGGCACTTCAATTGCGAGAATAGCAGTCAAATGAGGACATTATTTAGATGAATACATTTAGTGATTTGGCAGCAGCGACTATTCAAAGCTACCTACAAGTGAGGTCCAAAGCAAAAACCTCCGTCAGGAAGACCATAAAGCAAAGTACTCAGTGAAGAAATGAGAGAAGAATTTGGTGGGAAAgttaaagatttttgttttcgACTGCTTTTTGGAGAATGAGGGTGAGGTCGTAGAGCTTTTCCACCATGGTGGGACTTACTGATACAAGTCAAGCTAATGCAAACAATCACATCTCATTCCACAAAGACTCCAGACAATCTCAGTAAGAAAGAAATTCATGAACCGTGTGCAGTTCACCATAAAATAAGGgaacaacagtttttattcctCTGCCCATACACAGTGTCTCATAAAACACAGTTCATGATATATTGACTCCAGTTGGACTCAGTGCTCTATATTTGCCATGAGCAGAAATTCATTATTGTAAGAGGACACTGttttctgctgcagtgtttgaacTGCCCTCTTTTACCTCACAGCTGCAATTAACCAGGAAATTGACTAATAGTGGAAATCTCATGCACACATGGACCTTGCCACTACTCAGACATTTAGCATCTCAAGCCAATGAGCAATTAGAGGTTAGGTGCCTGAATCACATCGATTAATTATTGGACACTACTAAGAACACTAGACAGTGTTCTTAGTAGACTGTTGATTCGGTTACTACAACACATCCAGATGACCATCTCTTCTCTATCATTCACAGGTCAGTAGAGAGCCACTGTCTCATGAGGCAATGAATGTGATCTTTGAGGACATCAAGGACATGGGAGTCCTGATAGGGAAAGGAGGACTATATGGACAGGTAACCCACCTTCTGTTTTCCTGTCCCCCTGTCAGTAGATGCCAGCTGTGGTAGAAACATAGCACATATCTATATCACAAATCTGCttaattttattgaaaacaaGTTAGATGCTATAAGTGAGCACCACATCCAGCTCTTTCACTGTACGTAGATTAAGACTCATGTTGCTTCTGGTAGCGGCTTGACAAAAAAGTCAAGGTTCAATGTGCAATAGTTTGTCACAGTTTTGGTTTGATTAGATTTAGTTATTTTAGCCTTAGTTATTCATATAGCATcagaaaacatcaaatattGTGCATATATTTTAACAATTCAGCCACTACAGAGCCAAAATATTGTTATGTTCCCgttcatgtttttaaagacattaaaatttGTGTTCCACTTGGGTTCCTCTTgtgaatttagttttattacCACAGCCTTGCCTTTAAGAGCATCTCCCATTTCAGCTACAATTACAgcacattttcattatgttaGAAATTGgctatttatatttataagcaGTCATTCACAAAACCAGCATTATCTCCAACTTTGACTCAGTGTCCAAAGACATGGCAGATTAAGAAACTTACTGAATCcacaattctaaaaaaaaagtttttatactGAAGTTTTATGTATGTTAACATTCTGGATGTTCCCAAAGCATCTGAAGCGCCTGCTTTGCCACCACTACGAACAAATAGTTACTCGTTTACTTGAATCGGTTTTcctcttattttctgtttttctcaccACAAGATCTTCCGCATCCAACCACCCATGTGCATTACAAAGGAGGATGCAGATTTCTTTCTGGCCGTTTTTAACAAGTCTGTCTACAACTACATGGACAGAAGATGAAGCAAGATAAAAGCCAGATGGATTACTCAATGCCACTGATCAGCTGACTCCCATTTAGCAATGGATTGTATGATTTGTACctctttcaaatgaaaaaagaaagaaagtcagAGTTCATAATTTCATCTGTTACTCCCTTTAGATATCAATCTTAAATGGAAACCTTTCAAACCATGTTTTTCAAAGTTACTATTATGTAATAATACACATAACTTTCTTTATTAAGGAAACAATTTTGTACAGTATTATTCTGCTAACTGACTTAAAGttaattttgctctttttgGATTCACTGAATTATGCTTGAATGTAACATTTTGAGAACACATGCTTTGTTGAGAACACATGCTCATCTAAAGGTGAGCTGTTTTGGTACCAGTTGATTAACTAACATCTCAAGATGTTAATGCACAAAGGAGGCTAAGATATGGAATATACCCAAATGCCGACTGATGTTAACAGTCCCTAGAAAGACGCTATGGAGAATTTGTGAAATTTGTGCTGGGTGCAGTGTAAATCCCACTGAATGGCTGAACTCAAATATACAAAATTGGAGTAATGAAAACTGGCAAACTTCTTGTCTATTGcttgttttttacttctttatgatttttatatttaagaaagtctgtatctggttcactagATGCAGCTTtataactgaaaaaaacaaaacaacctgaATCCTCAGTAAACTTCATTTAAGGTTTCTCTGTACCAGCACCTTGTTTCAGACAAACATCAATTTTCCTAGATTTGTCACAGGAACATACACTGAGCTTCATCATGATGCTCCTTTTCAGTAATGACACCTCTCACAAAGGTAGCACTCATTAGGCTTCAggggttctgtgtgtgtgtgtgtggaacatTGATCTTCATTTCCAGACCACTTAACAACATTGGACTCAGGTGTCACGTTTCTTAGAGGCCTCTGGCTGTAGAGAGTGCTGACAAGATGGTGGACATTTTAACTTAGCCATCTTCAGCTTTAGCTCTAACATCCGGCCACTCTAGTGCATAGTTTTTATCTCAAATATcaatttggtttatttattgaACAATAGAAAATAGGATGGAGAAAGCTGTGCAATGAATCAGTTTTCATAGGCTGTGCACTTGCCAGCCATTAGTAGGTTTTAGAAAAAGACCAAAGGAAGTCAGCTGGTGAATGTCTGGCAGTGAGGGAGTAGGGCAACTGTGTCACTCTGTACCAGCTCAGCATGTCTAAGGTTGTATCCTGTTCACGGGACCACTGTGCTGTTCACCTGTTTGGCCAGATTTCCCCTGGTGAGTTCCCATGGAGAACAGAAAACTATAAACATGCAGCTGAGTTTTTAATGACTACAGTGAAATTGGTTATGGACAGTAGGTAATTATTGACTCCTATTTATAAATAGACTAATCTAGTGACACaaaatttaagaaaacaatatCTAATTAAATGATATGAGATATAATTTTACACATATTGCAGTAAAATGATGAATTGTGTCTCATTTTAAACAAGCAAAGGGCGCATTGTCAGGAACATGTCATTTAGACATGTGCAGaatgtcaaattaaaagtttttccAAAGGTAACAGctctaaaatatgtttaatccCCAAAGGTAACTAAATCGAGTTTTATCATTTGAATAGTACGTATGTTTGTCATCCAGAGCAGCTACTAGTTTTCAAGTCATGAATCAAGTGGGAAAATCAGGGGGCAACACTTTTCCTTTGTTCCGCAATATGACGTTTATGTGGTTAAATCATCAACCAGTTTTTAATTGGGTTAAATATTTGCCACATAATTCATAATGTCACAAGAAAACAGCAGTTACAATcgtaataaacattttatattacatgtgtgtttgctctCCGTGGGTAATAATTAGCCTGAATCTCGGAATCACTGCTCAGTGGCATTTTACTGCAAAAGGAAAGTCAGTCTGTTGAGGTTACATGATCAAATTTAGATTAGAATGAAAGTTTGATGTTTTAGCACTTGAGCAAAAATGACATGACTGATTAAATAAACTAGAAACAGTCCTATAAAGACAAATTGTGACCATATGATGAGCTGCAAAAATATGTACAATGGCTCAGCTCAGCACTGCAACTTTGACATCATGGCTTTCAGGTACAATTATGAGATTATTATCCATTACCTGATTCTTTCAACTTCAGAAAGTCtcaaaagatatttttattttttttagaccaCAGAGCTCAGGTCTCACCTCCAACTCACCATAACTCCAATGGGTCAGGTGTCTGTGGGCCTCTGGATGATGAAATAATAGAGGCAAAGAATGACAAGTCAAACATTTCCTAAGCAGATCACCGGAGAGTGTAGCTGCTCTCAGGGTAACAAACACATGCTTCAATAGAACACACACAAGCTATCTCTGTTGCCGCACACATTTTAATGCTGGGGGATGTTAATAATAACTGTCTAAAGTGTGGAACATTGAAAGAGGCAGGGTGCTTCCTTTCATTTACTATTTTCTTTACTTAAGAGCCCCGGTGTTTCATTCGTGTCGTAACAGAATTCAACCATAAACAAAGGGAATTGGGTTTTACTGAAGATTAGGATACAAAAACCAAGAGCCAagataaatactttaaaagacATAAAGTCAAACATTAACAAGCGTCAATTCATATGTTGATTACAGCGTTGAAATAAAACCcctgaaataaatgtgtctatTTCAGTCGTGATCattgttgttttatatgttgTGTTAGTCACTTAACATATTTCTCTCTTAGATCCACGCAGCCCTAATGTTCAGGTTTTAATATGCCTTAAAATCCCACTGATTAACATGTTTATCTTCCACTTTAACAACTTTGGCTTGTTGCTTCATCGGTACTTGACGTGtacacaatgaaaacaagtgAACCAGGAATATATTGCA from the Channa argus isolate prfri chromosome 18, Channa argus male v1.0, whole genome shotgun sequence genome contains:
- the agxt2 gene encoding alanine--glyoxylate aminotransferase 2, mitochondrial isoform X1 yields the protein MYKALSCLSGRCAVFKRESRCRPRLAKLHWASDVPGMPSCNFTPEKYTGMSKERMMEIRRQNCNPMTMKVTYYKKPLFIHQGHMQWLWDVDGKRYLDLFAGVATVSVGHCHPKVTAAIEQQLKRLWHTSNIYVYPPLHEYCEKLASYLPDPLKVIYLTNSGSEANDLAMLMARLHTGNFDIITLRGSYHGGSPQAMGLTSHAAYKYPIANGLGCTNTMCPDVFRGPWGGSHCRDSPVQTIRECSCSQGHCMANEQYIGQLTETLATSVPTQIAAFFAEPIQGVGGVVQYPKNYFKEAYKLVRERGGLCIADEVQTGFGRTGSHFWGFQGHGVIPDIVTMAKGIGNGFPIGAVVTTPEIAASFAKGVHFNTFGGNPVACAVASSVLDTIQEDGTQKISLDVGTYLITELAKLRDKYEIIGDVRGKGLQIGVEMVKDKVSREPLSHEAMNVIFEDIKDMGVLIGKGGLYGQIFRIQPPMCITKEDADFFLAVFNKSVYNYMDRR
- the agxt2 gene encoding alanine--glyoxylate aminotransferase 2, mitochondrial isoform X2; this encodes MSKERMMEIRRQNCNPMTMKVTYYKKPLFIHQGHMQWLWDVDGKRYLDLFAGVATVSVGHCHPKVTAAIEQQLKRLWHTSNIYVYPPLHEYCEKLASYLPDPLKVIYLTNSGSEANDLAMLMARLHTGNFDIITLRGSYHGGSPQAMGLTSHAAYKYPIANGLGCTNTMCPDVFRGPWGGSHCRDSPVQTIRECSCSQGHCMANEQYIGQLTETLATSVPTQIAAFFAEPIQGVGGVVQYPKNYFKEAYKLVRERGGLCIADEVQTGFGRTGSHFWGFQGHGVIPDIVTMAKGIGNGFPIGAVVTTPEIAASFAKGVHFNTFGGNPVACAVASSVLDTIQEDGTQKISLDVGTYLITELAKLRDKYEIIGDVRGKGLQIGVEMVKDKVSREPLSHEAMNVIFEDIKDMGVLIGKGGLYGQIFRIQPPMCITKEDADFFLAVFNKSVYNYMDRR